The Mercurialis annua linkage group LG8, ddMerAnnu1.2, whole genome shotgun sequence genome window below encodes:
- the LOC126661692 gene encoding uncharacterized protein LOC126661692 codes for MFRDAFVTNLSISTSDHKPILLSLVGETHSRRYRRFRFENCWVTRKECSSVVEAGWNLELCAPILNRISSTSAALEGWGKAIMPKFSKRIEAKKVQIEAMQNRADEEGARGLIRCTSDLHNLPEEEEVFWKQRAKFFWLKAGGSNSKFFHNVASDRKRRNRISKLRDEQGEWKSAEKDITNCITYKIEMPPSP; via the coding sequence ATGTTTCGCGATGCTTTTGTGACTAACTTGAGTATTAGTACGTCAGATCATAAACCAATTTTACTGTCTTTGGTCGGTGAGACTCATTCTCGTCGGTATCGTCGGTTTAGGTTTGAAAACTGTTGGGTTACAAGGAAAGAGTGTAGTTCTGTTGTCGAGGCAGGATGGAATTTAGAGTTGTGCGCACCAATTCTGAataggataagctctacttcgGCAGCTTTGGAGGGATGGGGAAAAGCTATTATGCCAAAGTTCTCTAAAAGAATAGAGGCTAAGAAGGTCCAGATTGAGGCAATGCAGAATAGAGCTGATGAGGAAGGAGCTCGGGGCTTAATCAGGTGTACCTCCGATCTTCATAATCTTCCAGAGGAAGAGGAAGTGTTCTGGAAACAGCGAGCTAAATTTTTTTGGCTCAAGGCAGGAGGTTCCAATTCTAAGTTTTTCCATAATGTGGCGTCAGATAGAAAGCGTCGAAATCGTATCTCCAAGCTGCGAGATGAGCAGGGAGAGTGGAAGTCAGCTGAGAAGGACATAACAAACT